The Leguminivora glycinivorella isolate SPB_JAAS2020 chromosome 1, LegGlyc_1.1, whole genome shotgun sequence genome includes a region encoding these proteins:
- the LOC125229795 gene encoding cytochrome P450 4C1-like gives MLHCISLLILVSLIVAHLYFRYCHAGRLIAKIPGPRGWPLIGNLFQVLLPPDELFLFARKLRAEFKGPITKLTSFNIRVINIYEPEDIEIILSTTRFNEKRIPYSFLAPWLGQGLLVSNGNKWHQRRKLLTSAFHFNILKQFCHTIIEQTETLLGSVQAELGSPRTDLLPIISKATLRIMCETSMGTSLREGTESRKYFSALHTIGYCIVNRMIRPWLYPDEIFYLSAFWRMEKSALKYLHKFTNQVILERKNYKATNGKNNDGSAVHGQKKKQAFLDLLLINEMENKIDENGIREEVDTFMFEGHDTTAMALCFMIMRIANETIVQNCIYEELQRIFGNDSHRQVTFEDLGEMKYLECCIKESLRLYPSVPFIARHINEDVTLGGYTVPAGTICQINVFDIHRDESMYPDPERFVPERFINGKRHPYAYIPFSAGPRNCIGMKFAMMELKVVMCGLLRRFRLEPVTRPADVRFTGDLVLRAAHPLYVRFVSRDCDC, from the exons ATGTTGCATTGCATATCGTTATTGATTTTAGTGTCACTTATCGTTGCACATTTGTATTTTAGATATTGTCATGCAGGACGACTTATCGCCAAAATTCCTGGACCGAGAGGCTGGCCTCTGATAGGAAACCTCTTTCAGGTCTTATTACCACCAG ATGAACTGTTTTTATTTGCAAGAAAACTGCGAGCGGAGTTTAAAGGACCCATAACAAAACTAACTTCTTTCAATATTCGCGTGATTAACATTTACGAACCAGAAGATATCGag ATAATACTTTCCACAACCCGTTTCAATGAAAAACGAATTCCGTACAGTTTCCTAGCACCGTGGCTCGGCCAAGGATTACTTGTAAGCAACG GAAACAAATGGCACCAAAGACGGAAGTTGCTGACTTCGGCGTTCCACTTCAACATCCTGAAGCAGTTCTGCCACACGATCATCGAGCAGACGGAGACGTTGCTGGGCAGTGTGCAGGCCGAGCTCGGCAGCCCCAGGACCGACCTGCTGCCGATCATATCTAAGGCAACTCTTCGTATTATGTGCG AAACTTCCATGGGTACGTCGTTGCGTGAAGGTACAGAATCAAGGAAATACTTTTCAGCGCTCCATACGATTGGTTATTGTATAGTCAACCGAATGATCCGGCCGTGGTTGTACCCCGACGAAATATTTTACCTCTCAGCATTTTGGAGAATGGAAAAGTCTGCCttgaaatatttacataaatttacAAACCAAGTTATTCTAGAAAGGAAAAACTACAAAGCTACCAATGGAAAAAATAATGATGGTTCGGCAGTGCATGGTCAAAAAAAGAAACAGGCTTTTTTGGATTTGCTTCTTATCAACGAAATGGAGAACAAAATAGACGAAAATGGAATACGGGAAGAAGTGGATACGTTTATGTTTGAG GGTCATGATACAACGGCTATGGCGCTTTGTTTTATGATTATGAGGATCGCCAACGAAACAATTGTTCAG AATTGTATTTACGAAGAGCTGCAACGTATATTTGGCAAcgacagtcaccgacaagtGACGTTTGAAGACCTGGGCGAGATGAAGTACCTGGAGTGCTGCATAAAGGAGTCCCTGCGCCTCTACCCCAGCGTGCCATTCATCGCTCGTCATATTAATGAAGACGTCACGTTAG GAGGGTATACCGTACCAGCTGGCACTATTTGCCAGATCAACGTGTTCGATATCCACCGAGATGAATCCATGTACCCAGACCCTGAGCGATTTGTACCGGAAAGGTTTATCAATGGGAAACGACATCCATATGCATACATACCATTTAGCGCCGGACCAAGAAATTGTATAG GTATGAAATTCGCTATGATGGAGTTGAAAGTGGTAATGTGCGGGCTGCTGCGTCGGTTCCGGCTGGAGCCGGTGACGCGCCCGGCGGACGTGCGGTTCACGGGCGACCTGGTGCTGCGGGCCGCGCACCCGCTGTACGTGCGCTTCGTCAGCCGGGACTGCGATTGCTGA
- the LOC125229805 gene encoding uncharacterized protein LOC125229805, with protein MNQNISDAEISSCHEIEEMRKEAERVALEALRRRMNDIIRIAIEEDDEIVGERDVLAIELDNELRSESRYSELLNEAQQASRVQLQEMLELQTQLTNANVDTVNLLTSLQELREQNHATLRADPIYALVQEERELQQKLDDMGIYVYPPTGSQY; from the exons ATGAATCAAAATATAAGTGATGCTGAGATTTCAAGTTGCCATGAGATAGAAGAAATG cgCAAAGAAGCAGAACGAGTAGCACTGGAAGCACTGAGGCGCCGCATGAACGACATCATACGAATAGCTATTGAAGAAG ATGATGAGATAGTCGGCGAGAGAGACGTGTTAGCCATAGAGCTAGACAACGAGCTGCGATCCGAGAGCCGGTACAGCGAACTGCTGAACGAGGCGCAGCAGGCCTCCCGCGTCCAGCTGCAGGAGATGCTGGAGCTGCAG ACCCAACTAACAAATGCAAACGTGGACACCGTGAACCTGCTGACGTCACTGCAGGAGCTCCGCGAGCAAAACCACGCCACCCTCAGAGCCGATCCTATCTAT GCTCTGGTCCAAGAGGAACGCGAGTTGCAACAGAAATTGGATGACATGGGAATTTACGTGTACCCACCGACAGGCTCCCAATATTAA
- the LOC125231660 gene encoding 5-hydroxytryptamine receptor-like, translated as MTVSFLICWLPFFAIRVMSAALDFQQLRAWAKWWGLGYRVVDINSWFSIAINPILFSLMSTKFRKALKSFWNTKLRNSVSSSPAQV; from the exons ATGACGGTGTCATTCCTGATCTGCTGGCTGCCGTTCTTCGCCATCCGAGTCATGAGCGCCGCCCTGGACTTCCAGCAGCTAAGAGCTTGGGCTAAG TGGTGGGGGCTCGGATATAGAGTTGTAGACATCAACAGCTGGTTTAGCATCGCAATTAATCCTATCCTCTTCAGCCTTATGTCCACTAAATTCAGAAAGGCTTTAAAG TCGTTTTGGAATACGAAGCTCAGGAATAGCGTCTCATCAAGTCCCGCCCAGGTGTAA
- the LOC125224993 gene encoding neurotensin receptor type 1-like yields the protein MVNLSLTMLNQILSASREFNYTVWAEFLEEALPKEYAYSKVVYTISMICIFTISLVGNLLTCLVIYHDKSMHTATNSVSDLIVTSCIVLAVQEKLDDTFIYGQLVCQIYFVCVVCSWNNSILTITALSIERYIAIMRPMSLKSTPMWRRVSKIIVLLWLIAIMETVPEMFTVEAITTRHQQSTVCFTVPTAVARVVNGLLAIITFLVPLLIMAFVYTMIAIKVNVKPKNYLQEQIFNYPNPRSKVNKLIGKLIIFGFGSGKNVFSVLGVHYLVSELFC from the exons ATGGTTAACTTATCGCTCACAATGCTTAACCAAATTTTATCTGCATCCCGCGAGTTTAACTATACAGTTTGGGCCGAGTTTTTAGAAGAAGCATTGCCTAAAGAGTATGCTTACTCCAAGGTGGTATACACAATATCCATGATCTGCATTTTTACGATCAGCCTTGTAGGAAATTTGCTTACGTGCCTGGTCATTTACCATGACAAATCTATGCATACTGCAACGAATT CCGTGTCCGACTTGATTGTCACCTCCTGTATTGTACTGGCGGTGCAGGAAAAACTGGACGACACCTTCATCTACGGCCAGTTAGTCTGCCAAATATATTTCGTGTGCGTGGTCTGCTCGTGGAACAACAGTATCCTGACCATTACCGCATTATCTATCGAGAGATATATAGCCATTATGCGTCCTATGTCTTTGAAATCTACTCCAATGTGGCGGAGAGTGTCCAAAATAATTGTTTTACTGTGGCTTATAGCAATTATGGAGACCGTCCCGGAGATGTTTACAGTTGAAGCAATTACGACTCGACATCAACAGTCGACCGTATGCTTTACGGTTCCGACGGCTGTAGCCAGGGTTGTGAACGGACTGCTAGCGATTATAACGTTTTTGGTGCCACTTCTAATAATGGCGTTTGTATATACGATGATCGCAATCAAAGTGAATGTCAAACCGAAAAACTATTTGCAAGAACAGATTTTTAACTATCCAAATCCTAGAAGCAAAGTTAACAAATTAATAGGTAAGTTAATAATTTTCGGTTTTGGGTCtggaaaaaatgtattttcaGTTTTGGGCGTACATTACTTAGTTTctgaattattttgttaa